One region of Flavobacterium sp. GSB-24 genomic DNA includes:
- a CDS encoding FecR domain-containing protein translates to MTSELIYKYLSNEASEQEVQELFDWIDASEENKSQFITLKKTWTLTAISGTISPNTASVMALKPKNNARKYFRYAAVLVVLIGLAGLAFYFNERTTASKEIVLELSDGSFEYFTQKNENNLVNSKGELIARKFSDRIIYFGKVLDKEVSYHTLTVPYGKRFKLTLSDGTFVSLNSGTTLRYPEQFGINGKRNVYLTGEAFFEVAKDKQHPFIVHSDEVDIEVLGTKFNVSAYPEDKTVSSVLVEGSIQMSEKDNPLNAVLLKPSQMAVWQNESQKIITQTVDTAVYEAWTQGELVFQNTPFSTIAKIIERTYDVEIINENTVLAKQSFTGSIKISESSVANILELLKRDTPFNYSIKQNTITITPIFHN, encoded by the coding sequence ATGACATCGGAACTAATTTATAAATACTTATCTAATGAAGCTTCAGAACAAGAAGTTCAAGAACTTTTTGATTGGATTGATGCTTCAGAAGAAAACAAAAGTCAATTTATAACTTTAAAAAAGACTTGGACTTTAACAGCAATTAGTGGAACTATTTCACCTAATACTGCTTCCGTAATGGCATTGAAACCAAAAAACAATGCAAGAAAGTATTTTAGATACGCGGCCGTTCTTGTGGTTTTAATTGGTTTAGCAGGGCTCGCTTTTTATTTTAATGAAAGAACAACAGCTTCTAAAGAAATTGTTCTGGAATTAAGCGATGGAAGTTTTGAATATTTCACGCAGAAAAATGAGAATAATTTAGTCAATAGTAAAGGCGAATTAATCGCCCGAAAATTTTCAGACCGAATTATTTATTTCGGAAAAGTTCTTGATAAGGAAGTTTCTTACCATACCCTTACAGTTCCTTATGGCAAAAGATTTAAGCTTACACTTTCAGATGGTACGTTTGTGAGTTTGAATTCTGGAACTACTTTGCGTTATCCGGAGCAATTTGGAATAAATGGAAAAAGAAATGTTTATTTAACTGGTGAAGCCTTTTTTGAGGTTGCCAAAGACAAACAGCATCCATTTATAGTGCATTCTGATGAAGTTGATATTGAAGTTCTCGGAACAAAATTTAATGTGAGTGCATATCCTGAAGACAAAACTGTGAGTAGTGTTTTGGTTGAAGGAAGTATTCAAATGTCTGAAAAAGACAATCCTTTAAATGCCGTTTTGCTTAAGCCGTCCCAAATGGCAGTGTGGCAGAATGAGTCGCAAAAAATCATAACACAAACAGTTGACACAGCTGTTTATGAAGCTTGGACTCAAGGCGAACTTGTATTTCAAAATACCCCATTTTCTACTATTGCAAAAATTATCGAACGTACTTATGACGTTGAAATTATCAACGAAAATACTGTTTTGGCCAAACAGAGTTTTACAGGTTCAATAAAAATCAGTGAGTCTAGTGTCGCCAATATTTTAGAGCTTCTAAAACGTGACACGCCATTCAATTATTCTATTAAACAAAACACCATAACCATAACACCAATTTTCCATAACTAA
- a CDS encoding RNA polymerase sigma-70 factor produces the protein MNHNYSFELNLFKSFKEGDETAFKFFYDKYFRRIQSFSVQFIYDQDEAENLAQEALLHLWQNRENVESINGIQAFLFTYAKSKCLNLIRHNKVKDKFKNDLLNHKERELDIEVLNSIQFDTLELTELERIIQESINELPPKTREVFIKKRFENKKNAEIAEEMNVSLKAVEAHMTKALKILKTKLSDYLFLIFILIYNN, from the coding sequence ATGAACCACAATTACAGTTTCGAATTAAATCTCTTCAAATCCTTTAAGGAAGGAGACGAAACTGCATTTAAGTTTTTTTACGATAAATATTTTAGGAGAATCCAATCTTTCAGCGTTCAGTTTATTTACGATCAGGACGAAGCTGAAAACCTTGCTCAAGAAGCCTTACTACACTTATGGCAAAATAGAGAAAACGTAGAATCTATTAACGGCATTCAAGCTTTCTTATTTACCTACGCCAAATCAAAATGTCTGAATTTAATCCGCCACAATAAAGTGAAGGATAAATTTAAGAATGACCTGCTTAACCACAAAGAACGAGAATTGGATATTGAGGTTTTAAATTCAATTCAGTTCGACACACTAGAATTAACAGAATTGGAGCGTATTATTCAGGAATCGATTAACGAATTACCGCCCAAAACCCGCGAAGTTTTTATAAAAAAACGCTTTGAGAATAAAAAAAATGCAGAAATAGCCGAAGAAATGAATGTTAGCTTAAAAGCTGTAGAAGCCCATATGACAAAGGCTTTGAAGATTTTAAAAACAAAATTATCCGACTATTTATTTCTAATTTTTATCCTTATTTATAATAATTAA
- a CDS encoding SusC/RagA family TonB-linked outer membrane protein, with protein MTFTIHSNLRKILFFLGFLLSCFSAFSQNKTITLHVKNKPISLIIKSIEQQTDYRIIYNARKIDAEQLADINVDNASLETTLTKLFDGKNISFYIQKKQVLLTSASSTNDSGTPQETERFISGTVYNATDKQPLPGATIRIKGTGMGAITDFNGKFVYQLKGNNIQNFILEVGFLGMESQSKLAGNNKDFVFYLQETTDELNPVVITSSYGTTKLKEEIVGSISTLNAKDIAVEQASESIDKMITGQIAGVMVENTSGVGGPVKINIRGQGTLSSLTGAKTGTSTQPLIIVDGVVMSEEFGIDSDVFDGKGDSAENLANPLMKIAPENIETISVLKDAAAVGIYGADGANGVILITTKKGKKGKTQFGFSNQLGISSAINRIKYLSGEQFTDLRNEYMKNTTTGYVPVAYNGVNTDWFDVLNRSGIYNKYNFNVSGATSKFSYRTNVSYLKIDEPQLGNETKQLNAGINLGYNSGKWSANLMLNPSYVQKDAPNIFASFAYLPTLAVYNNDGSYADLGVSGMTRGNPLAAIEQNKNETQTYGLLGSLNLSYQLSKAVKFSTLFGMDYTDKEQDRYFSAANESGQFNGTFTLNGILYPAWGRRILNQRNSTKWNWQGQVLFNKQLNENHEIDGVAGFELSEDRTDFNYKSGVGFVNPHQINKVTDAVRDDNLATPLVDESKSGQTYRNEISYNSRVSFLSQVNYNYKKRYYVLANLRRDESSVFGDDTNVALNGGAGLSWITSNENFLQSNTWIDFLKFKASYGSTGNSRIGSYRSKGLYNISQNGYNGNSGATTGAAPNGNLSWEKNTKFNVGFDFNIFKRIELTLEYYYDNKSDLITTRDIPTETGYNSVQLNASSMYNKGFELTTRIKWIKSEPFKWTTTFNISTVESKVTDLKGLGSDYALANVALAQKIGYSTTTLWGVKWVGVDPATGRDLVEKNGQIYDTKTYNDTHTVADWVPIGDTQADAYGGFYNNFTFYNNLTLSVRGDFQLGGDVFISDVYIDKYSNTLNRNLSVNAADHWKNPGDIVSQSAVTSAPLLSNLSKYVYDGTYVRISNINLSYNVPLKNTFLDSLAVFADASNVAYWYKAKSPKGMNGIREYSFIYPQARTISLGLNAKF; from the coding sequence ATGACATTTACGATACATTCCAATTTAAGAAAAATTCTATTTTTCTTAGGCTTCCTATTATCCTGTTTTTCAGCTTTTTCTCAAAATAAAACCATTACATTACATGTAAAAAACAAACCTATAAGCCTAATTATCAAATCGATTGAACAGCAGACCGATTATAGGATTATTTACAATGCCCGAAAAATTGATGCGGAACAATTAGCCGATATTAATGTTGATAACGCATCATTGGAAACCACTTTGACTAAGTTATTTGACGGAAAAAATATCTCTTTTTACATTCAGAAAAAGCAGGTTTTACTGACCAGTGCAAGTTCTACAAATGATTCTGGCACACCGCAGGAAACCGAACGATTCATCAGCGGAACGGTTTATAATGCCACAGACAAACAACCGCTTCCAGGCGCAACTATACGTATAAAAGGAACTGGAATGGGTGCTATAACTGACTTTAACGGAAAATTTGTTTATCAGTTAAAAGGAAATAACATCCAGAATTTTATACTTGAAGTTGGTTTTTTAGGAATGGAATCTCAGTCAAAACTAGCAGGAAATAATAAAGATTTTGTTTTCTATCTTCAGGAAACTACAGACGAATTAAATCCTGTTGTTATTACTTCATCTTATGGAACTACAAAATTAAAAGAGGAAATTGTAGGAAGTATTTCGACTTTAAATGCCAAAGATATTGCGGTAGAACAAGCTTCAGAAAGCATCGATAAAATGATTACAGGGCAAATTGCCGGGGTAATGGTTGAAAATACTTCTGGTGTTGGTGGTCCGGTAAAAATTAATATTCGCGGTCAGGGAACATTATCATCTTTAACAGGAGCAAAAACGGGAACTTCTACTCAGCCTTTAATAATTGTAGATGGTGTGGTAATGAGCGAGGAATTTGGAATAGACAGTGATGTTTTTGATGGAAAAGGAGATTCTGCAGAAAATTTAGCCAATCCGCTGATGAAAATTGCTCCAGAAAATATCGAAACCATATCGGTTTTAAAAGATGCTGCAGCAGTTGGTATTTACGGTGCAGATGGTGCTAATGGAGTAATTTTAATTACTACTAAAAAAGGGAAAAAAGGGAAAACACAATTCGGTTTTTCTAACCAGCTTGGAATTTCGTCAGCTATTAACCGAATAAAATATCTAAGTGGCGAGCAATTTACAGATCTTAGAAATGAGTACATGAAAAATACCACTACGGGCTATGTTCCTGTTGCTTATAACGGTGTTAATACAGATTGGTTTGATGTTTTAAACAGATCAGGAATCTATAATAAGTATAATTTTAATGTTTCTGGTGCTACTTCAAAATTTTCATACCGTACTAACGTAAGTTACTTAAAAATTGACGAACCTCAATTAGGAAATGAAACCAAACAACTAAATGCAGGAATCAATTTAGGTTACAATTCGGGTAAATGGAGTGCTAATTTAATGCTTAACCCAAGTTATGTTCAAAAAGATGCTCCAAACATTTTTGCTAGTTTTGCCTATTTACCAACTCTTGCAGTTTACAATAATGACGGTTCTTACGCAGATTTAGGAGTGAGCGGTATGACGAGAGGAAATCCGCTGGCAGCTATTGAACAAAATAAAAATGAAACACAGACATATGGTCTTTTAGGAAGTTTGAATTTATCGTATCAGCTTAGTAAAGCAGTTAAATTTTCTACACTTTTTGGAATGGACTACACTGATAAAGAGCAAGATCGTTACTTTTCTGCTGCAAACGAAAGTGGTCAGTTCAATGGAACTTTTACACTTAACGGAATTCTATATCCTGCATGGGGACGCAGAATTTTAAATCAAAGAAATTCTACAAAATGGAACTGGCAGGGACAGGTTTTGTTTAATAAACAACTAAATGAAAATCATGAAATTGATGGTGTTGCGGGTTTTGAATTGTCTGAAGACAGAACAGATTTTAATTATAAATCTGGAGTTGGATTCGTAAATCCACATCAGATTAATAAAGTGACCGATGCGGTTAGGGACGATAATTTAGCAACGCCTTTAGTTGACGAATCGAAAAGCGGTCAGACGTATCGAAATGAAATCAGTTATAATTCTAGAGTTTCCTTTTTATCTCAGGTAAATTACAACTATAAAAAACGTTATTATGTTCTAGCCAATTTAAGACGCGACGAGAGCTCGGTTTTTGGAGATGATACTAATGTTGCCCTCAACGGAGGTGCTGGTTTAAGCTGGATTACCAGTAATGAGAACTTTTTACAATCAAACACTTGGATTGATTTCTTAAAATTTAAAGCAAGTTACGGTTCTACAGGTAACTCAAGAATTGGTTCATACAGATCAAAAGGTTTATATAATATTAGTCAAAACGGTTATAATGGTAACTCTGGAGCAACTACGGGAGCCGCGCCAAACGGCAATTTAAGCTGGGAGAAAAATACAAAGTTTAATGTTGGTTTTGACTTTAATATTTTTAAAAGAATCGAATTAACACTTGAATATTATTATGATAATAAAAGTGATCTAATTACGACTAGAGATATTCCTACAGAAACTGGATATAATTCTGTTCAATTAAATGCCTCTAGTATGTACAACAAAGGTTTCGAACTTACGACCAGAATTAAATGGATCAAAAGCGAGCCATTTAAATGGACTACGACATTTAATATTTCTACAGTAGAGAGCAAAGTAACAGATCTAAAAGGTTTGGGAAGTGACTATGCATTAGCAAACGTCGCTTTAGCTCAAAAAATTGGTTACAGCACTACCACTTTGTGGGGGGTAAAATGGGTTGGAGTTGATCCCGCAACTGGAAGAGATCTTGTCGAAAAGAATGGACAAATTTACGATACAAAAACATACAATGATACTCATACCGTTGCAGACTGGGTGCCGATTGGAGATACTCAGGCAGATGCATATGGAGGTTTTTACAACAACTTCACATTTTACAATAATCTGACATTATCGGTTAGAGGAGATTTTCAACTTGGAGGAGATGTTTTTATTTCTGATGTTTATATCGATAAATATTCCAATACTCTAAATAGAAATCTTTCTGTAAATGCGGCAGACCACTGGAAAAATCCTGGAGATATTGTTTCGCAATCAGCAGTTACCTCTGCTCCTCTTCTTTCAAACTTGAGTAAATATGTTTATGACGGAACTTATGTTAGAATCAGCAACATTAATTTGAGTTATAATGTACCCCTGAAAAATACTTTTCTGGATTCGCTTGCTGTTTTTGCAGATGCTTCAAATGTGGCATATTGGTATAAAGCAAAAAGTCCGAAAGGAATGAACGGAATACGTGAATATAGTTTTATTTATCCTCAGGCAAGAACAATTTCTCTGGGACTTAATGCAAAATTTTAA